GGATGTCGAGGGGGACCCGCATGAGCGAGGGGGAGTCGTGGCTGAGGATTGCCGCTGCGCATTGTTTCTGTCTACCtggtttctctccttccttctgttgtctcgcttttcctccacATGAGGAGACAATAGAATCTGCACGGCGGAAGAACTGCGGACGCCACGCCCTGGACGACGCAGGGAAGACGCCGATGGAGGCGACTccgaagaaagggagggggaagaagcgagaggcggAGAGTCAGTCAAATGGCGACTGAGCATTGGTTGGGGTCGCCAGTGGCTTGGAGTcggcgaaggcggaagagacgCACAGTGCAGGGCAGAGGTCGCCCCTCGAAGCACTTCGTggggatgcatgcacatccgCAGACGAGCGGATCCTcttgaagagagagggaatgAAAAGGATGAACACaccgagaaggaaacacCGAGGTGTTTGATAAAGAAGCGATAAGTCGTTCTTGATAAGGGAAAAACTGTTAAAGTCTAAAATGtatccttttttctttgacCCATGCTAAATATACTAGATTTTCTAGTTACGAGTCGTAGACGCCAGCGGTGAGCGGGAAAGACGGGGGAAATAGCTGTAGTCTCAAGTGCACTCCAAAGCATCACAAACGGCACTCAGCGTGACCAGATACTTGAGAGGCAGCTTGGGCGAGGGAGTGGggcggcgagacagagagaagacgcaggagaggagacgttCAAACACAAGAAGGCAACAGATAGGAAGAGACTGAGAAAGACAGCCGACGATGGGTTCGTAAGGGAAAGGTGGCAAATTCCCGACAGCCGCAGTGCTGATAAACCATCAGGTGTCTGTTAGGGTACATACGAGACGATGCAAGCTAAACATGCACAGCAGCCTGCACACCGTCGTGCGGGCGTACTGTACTAAAAGGAGCTCTCTAGTTTCGGAGTTCGTCTTTCGCGACACGCTCATCCGTtgctgctctttctcttaCTCTCCGTCGTCCAGAGTCCCTTCTTCGGCAAGTACAGCCACGAGAGAGCTCTTCCCCGCGCCGTGCGCTCCAAGAACGGCGACGCGGACCGCACCGGCGCGCTGGGCTCCAAGGCCATCAGGGGAGACTGCCGGCTGGGCGGTGGCCCTCGAGGGGACAGTCGAGGTCGTCAGTCCATTTCGAGTCACGCGAACGCAAGCTATCCACTGCAGGGGAAGGTAGGGAGgggagcagagaggacaggATGCGAGCAGCAGCGCGTTTCAAATGCGAAGGAAACGTGATGACGATGAGATCATGACACGAAAGAAGGCTGGATTGCcaaaacaagagaagaacgaaagctGAGAGGAAAGGCGGACGACCGAGAGGCAGATCCTCCTCTTGTGGAAGGGGGCCGGAAATGGCTTTGCTGCCTCGTGCACTAGAACTTACGAAAGGGATGCTACACAACAAGCTCAGCGCTACACGCACAAAGAGTGTCGAATATGTTTACGATAAACACCCACAGATGCGCTTAGATTTTCGCGATTTCCTTCATGTGCTTGTTGTGCGTCTGTGCATGCTGATATCTACTCGCTAGGCACCGGATTTATATCTTGGATTTCTTTATGTGTTGGATCCAAGGTTTATGCGGACGTGCCTTTTTCCGGCAACTAGAAATATGAGTTAAGTTGTTGTGTCTTGACGTTTAGCGCTTGCGAGCGCACGGATCTATCGTCAAAAACCGCCGCAACAGTCTGTTTTCTCACCCGTACACCATTTGTCTCAGAACGTTCCAACACTGTCTCCCAGTCCACgttgccttcctcgcttgtctcgcacagctccgcttcttctttctcgtgcTTCCCGTCACTCTGCTCGACCTCTCTGTTGAActgcctcgctctccggGTCTGCGGTTCatctcggtctctctccgtcttctcttcctgctcttccttgtctcttttcccctttGCCTCTTCCACCACTCTCTTCAGATAAACGACTACGGCCGATGCTGCAAGCGAGGAGGCCATCAGCTCCACGGCTTGGAGGctcgcgcgcatgcaccgggAAGAAATGCCCACGCCGAGCCCGTCGTCTGTGACGCCGAGGAGATAGAAGCAGACGCCCGCGCCCTCGTGCAGGCGATactgaagaaaagacaacaaCGCTCCACAGGATCTGTGCTATGCGTCAGGTTTCTTCAAGAGCAGACGACTTGGATGGAAAAGTCGCACAAGAGCGAATCAGTCCTTACCCTCATTTGCGTGGTGCGGTGAGCGAGCTTCGTCGGTGTCAgcttcgagagaaaaagtttGTACTCCACGTTCccttcgtcgttttccgCAGAATAGACAATCTGTCTCTTTGAGCTTCGTGCCTGCTTCAGAAGTGACCtcacgtcttcttcgttcggCGACGCGTCGAAGCGAACAcgctcctcgttctctgcgttcCGACTCCACTTCCCTTTCGAACGGGGCTCTCTTCTGGGCGTCTTGGAAGGGAAGTGGCAATCCGCAACAGCGCTGGGTAAAGCCGCCTCACCCTGCGGAGACGTGAAAGGCTCAAACTGAGCAGCGGAATCTTCGCTTGTTGACTTGAACGTTCCACGGGTGTCGtccggtgtctgtacacccgggTCCGAGGTCAACTTGTGCTGCGTCTTCATGAGCGTTCGGTCGCTCTCGCGGGTCGCCGCGACGAACGAGGTGCTTGCATCCTTGCGGCTacgtctctgttcttcgctgtcgtTGGGTCTGTTCGCTCCTCTCCAGGATGCAGTTTCGGCCCAGGGTGGGTCTCCGCTGAAAGGAGCCTTGGAGGTGGGCGACGCGGCGCGTTGATTCTCCCGTGCCCGTCCTTGCGTGCGGGTTCCACTGCGGGGCTGCCATTCTTGTTCTGCTCCGCTACCTGAGAAGAAATCGCCGAGGTCTCTCGTCATCGGTCCTTTCGTATGCCTCTAATAGGCATGACTCGACCCACTCCGAGAAGACCAGGAAGCAGGGAGAAAGTGCAGAAGGAAATGATTCGCTCTAACCGCGTGCAGGCTGTCGGAATGGCCGTACGTGTAACAGCAGACAGCCtcacgagacacacacagaagagCCCATGTAtgttctcctcgcctgtgtgcgttgtggagagaaggaatcTTGGATCCGCGAAAGGCAAAGATAGCATCCTCTCATGAAGAATGCACAACGCACGTttgaaggaagaaaaggttTCCCTTCTAGCGCCCACTGGCAGGCCAAAATACTCGTAACcaaagacaacgcagacACTCGTGTCGAAGCCTCGGCGCGTTGACTCCGTCTGTAACATGGCCGACACGCACACAAAGTTCTCTCTGGCCCCGTCACTCTTCGGGTAAGATTGACCTCTGTGAAGACAAAACAGCTCAGAACCGACAGAAAGGTGACCGTCAAGAGAGGACAGCACCTGATGTTCGAGTCTCCACCtcaacagagaggaaatccTTTAGTCAAATGCGATTTAGCAGTTTTCTTCAAGGGTTGCGACACAACAGGAGGGCGCGCACAAGGAGGAGGAGTCAGGGGGGACACCTGTTGTGTCGATCGTTTTTGAAAAGCGATAAGGAGTGTGAGCGACCGAGCCAACGAGGAAAGGCGTGTGGAGGCTAACGGATGGGCGATAACGAAGACGCTATTGAAGCGGACGGGACAGAAGGAATTTGGGCTGTTAACGTGTCGGCCGAGGAGGTAGAAAAGCAAGCTAATCTTAGTTCATGAGTAGTTGCCGCTCAAAAAATCAACTTATCTCTTTACAAAATGCAACGATACCGCACATGAGGATGTAGCAGCAGTTTCCAGACAGAAAAcacctctctctgccgtctgcTTTGCTAAAAGAACACTTCTAAAGAACGCTCCAAAACAATTTGTTGGATGTCACTCTTGTGTTGCCGCTTCTAGCGTAACCATTGCGCTTGCTTTGGAACAAGACATTGCTGTCTACACATGGAGAAGCCAACTGCTAGCTGTCTCAGGTCTCCCGTCCCTAGTCAAATACAGGAGGTCCAAAACCACATgctggaaaagaaagacgagtcTGAAGGTAGCAATACACGCATCGGGTTTTCTGTAGCGCTGTACAGCACGCACAACGTACATCTGCTTTCAcgagttttctcttcgctgaATACCCTCTCGATCAGCTAGACGCGATTCCGATCGAGGTTAATAGCAAAAATCAAGGACATTCAGACGCCAGGGGTGTTAGGAATCCAAAAATCCCTGCAGAACGCGACTGCACCAGTTCTGCTGAGTGTGGTATAAGCCACGGACGTTCTACTCGGTCCAGAAACGTGAGAGATACACGGAATTGGTTGAAACGAAGGGAACCGTGGAATCAAGAGTCTTCAGCACCGCCTCAGTGCTGAGAAATCCAGCGACGTGTCCACACACTCGCAAGACAGTCGCGGTTGAACCAAACAAAACTTGTGTTTCGTGTGGCCACAAAGAGCACAATTTGACCTGAGAGCCACCCAGAACAGCTGCTCTATTCCTGAAGGGCATTGAAAGGAGAGAATGCCTCTAATGTGCGTTTGGATGGATAGGAAATCATGATGCAGTCACGGAAACTCGCCACCGCCAACCGCGTTGAGCCTCGTGAGCAGCAGGCCTCGGCGACGATTCAAACAACACATCAGACAGGACGAAATGGCGTCTCCAAAAAGTACCTGCCAGTTACGGTCCGTCGGTTTTGATCAGAAAAACTTTTCTTTCACAGTATGGGGAGCTTCGTTGAAGGGAGGTCTCGTTTTTAGCTGCGACTTTTCTCCTGCGGTAGAAACAGAAAATTTGGGTCCTGAGTACATCTGTTTTCCAGCGACCACTGGAATATTCTATataggaagaagaagcaacgagCGTGTTGTCGATCGTTGAACCCCATCCATGCCaacaaaaacagagaaacataCATGCTCAAGCAATGGAGCTGAAATGGGGGGGCAACACTGCGACCAGAAATAGAACTCACTACTCAATTCTCCAGTTGTCTGAAGGAACAACCATGCGTTCAGGATAGCAACATATGACTGGACACGCAGCACCTAGTAC
This genomic interval from Toxoplasma gondii ME49 chromosome VIIb, whole genome shotgun sequence contains the following:
- a CDS encoding hypothetical protein (encoded by transcript TGME49_255280), whose translation is MTRDLGDFFSGSGAEQEWQPRSGTRTQGRARENQRAASPTSKAPFSGDPPWAETASWRGANRPNDSEEQRRSRKDASTSFVAATRESDRTLMKTQHKLTSDPGVQTPDDTRGTFKSTSEDSAAQFEPFTSPQGEAALPSAVADCHFPSKTPRREPRSKGKWSRNAENEERVRFDASPNEEDVRSLLKQARSSKRQIVYSAENDEGNVEYKLFLSKLTPTKLAHRTTQMRYRLHEGAGVCFYLLGVTDDGLGVGISSRCMRASLQAVELMASSLAASAVVVYLKRVVEEAKGKRDKEEQEEKTERDRDEPQTRRARQFNREVEQSDGKHEKEEAELCETSEEGNVDWETVLERSETNGVRWIACVRVTRNGLTTSTVPSRATAQPAVSPDGLGAQRAGAVRVAVLGAHGAGKSSLVAVLAEEGTLDDGE